One genomic region from Bacillus aquiflavi encodes:
- a CDS encoding GDSL-type esterase/lipase family protein — protein MSISYVALGDSLSVGVGSSFFAPGFVQRFKRISERELQQRVNLRVVARSGFDTSNVLAEVKNEFIQKNLKEADIITITAGQTDLIKAVESYGKDKDEEKLTEALTTSKKNMSKMIHEINQLKQESEQAYIIRICNLYNPFPDKEHANKWVQKFNQHLQGFHNKAHIKVADVYGAYKSHEKDYQSFDGVHLNERGYDMMATLLKDLNYGKLKKQEVNK, from the coding sequence GTCGGTTCATCGTTTTTTGCCCCTGGCTTTGTTCAACGATTTAAGCGGATTTCTGAAAGAGAACTGCAGCAACGGGTTAATCTACGCGTTGTTGCCCGTTCAGGATTTGATACAAGTAATGTGCTCGCAGAGGTAAAGAATGAATTTATTCAAAAAAATTTAAAAGAGGCAGACATCATTACAATTACAGCAGGCCAAACAGATTTAATTAAAGCAGTGGAAAGTTATGGAAAAGATAAAGATGAAGAAAAGCTCACCGAGGCATTAACAACTAGTAAAAAGAATATGTCGAAAATGATTCATGAAATCAATCAGTTAAAACAAGAAAGTGAACAGGCGTATATTATTAGAATATGTAATTTGTATAATCCTTTCCCTGATAAGGAGCATGCAAATAAATGGGTGCAGAAATTTAATCAACACTTACAAGGCTTTCATAATAAAGCACATATTAAAGTTGCCGACGTTTATGGAGCTTACAAATCGCATGAAAAAGATTATCAGTCATTCGATGGTGTTCATTTAAATGAAAGAGGATATGATATGATGGCAACACTGCTGAAAGATTTAAATTACGGAAAATTAAAGAAGCAGGAAGTAAATAAATAA
- a CDS encoding GTP-binding protein, whose product MKIPVTVLSGYLGAGKTTLLNEILSNENNLRIAVIVNDMSEVNIDAKLVKNAGFARTEEKLIELQNGCICCTLREDLIKEVDKMIDNGGIDYIVIESSGISEPIPVAQTFTYIDHELGIDLTKKCKLDTMVTVVDANRFWEDYASGESLLDRKQGVNQDDTREISDLLIDQIEFANVIVLNKTDLLEESDTLELISFLKKLNRDAHIIPTAFSKVELSAILNTHQFDFEKVSQSAGWIKELNEEHTPETEEYGISSFVYRRKKPFHPERLMNWLENWPIDVVRAKGFFWLASRNEMAGLLSQAGSTITIQGAGEWVAEYSEAEQTQMLREDFELQKKWDSQYGDRLTELVMIGIEMNANEIASSLDQCLLTEKEMLSDWTQFPDSLPRFVES is encoded by the coding sequence ATGAAAATACCAGTTACCGTTTTAAGCGGTTATTTAGGGGCTGGAAAAACAACTTTACTAAATGAGATTCTTTCAAATGAAAATAATTTAAGAATAGCAGTTATTGTCAATGATATGAGCGAAGTGAATATCGATGCAAAGCTTGTGAAAAACGCCGGCTTTGCAAGAACTGAGGAAAAATTAATCGAACTGCAAAACGGCTGTATTTGTTGCACTTTAAGAGAAGATTTAATAAAAGAAGTTGATAAAATGATCGATAATGGTGGGATCGATTATATTGTAATCGAATCATCGGGTATAAGTGAACCTATTCCTGTAGCCCAAACTTTTACTTATATTGATCATGAACTAGGAATTGATCTTACTAAAAAATGCAAACTAGATACAATGGTTACGGTCGTTGATGCTAATCGATTTTGGGAGGATTATGCTTCAGGTGAATCGCTTCTTGATCGGAAACAAGGAGTAAATCAAGATGATACGCGGGAAATTTCAGACTTATTAATTGATCAAATAGAGTTTGCAAATGTCATAGTTTTAAATAAAACCGATTTACTAGAGGAAAGTGACACATTAGAACTCATCTCATTTTTAAAAAAATTAAATAGAGATGCTCATATAATTCCCACCGCCTTTTCAAAAGTAGAGCTTTCTGCTATTTTAAATACTCATCAATTTGATTTCGAAAAGGTCAGCCAATCTGCAGGATGGATTAAAGAATTAAATGAAGAACATACACCTGAAACTGAGGAATATGGGATTTCATCTTTTGTTTATCGAAGAAAAAAGCCATTTCATCCTGAAAGACTGATGAATTGGTTAGAAAATTGGCCAATCGATGTCGTCAGAGCAAAAGGTTTTTTCTGGCTTGCATCTAGAAATGAAATGGCCGGACTTCTTTCGCAAGCTGGCTCAACAATTACAATTCAAGGTGCTGGTGAATGGGTTGCTGAATATTCTGAAGCTGAACAAACACAAATGCTCCGTGAGGATTTTGAGTTACAGAAAAAATGGGATTCACAATACGGAGATAGATTGACAGAATTAGTTATGATCGGAATTGAGATGAATGCAAATGAAATTGCAAGTTCCTTAGATCAATGTTTGTTAACAGAAAAGGAAATGCTTTCAGATTGGACGCAATTTCCCGATTCACTTCCGAGATTTGTTGAAAGTTAA
- a CDS encoding undecaprenyl-diphosphatase, whose protein sequence is MSVSQINIDVFRMINNLGNQSSFLNPIAIFFAEYMLYILALGMVIYWFTRTKQNRMMIIQAVIAFILAEIAGKISGLFYSHHQPFADLPNVNQLIDHAIDNSFPSDHTILFFSICFSIWLVRKKEGWLWLIIACFVGISRILVGVHYPIDIVFGGLFGITSAILSYWMTPKLTFLKNLLHAYEKVEDFFLPAKYKSHSKDKYKNF, encoded by the coding sequence ATGTCCGTTTCTCAAATAAATATTGACGTATTTCGGATGATTAATAACTTAGGAAATCAATCTTCTTTCCTTAATCCGATTGCAATTTTTTTTGCGGAATATATGTTGTATATTCTTGCTTTAGGCATGGTTATTTATTGGTTTACTCGAACTAAACAAAATAGAATGATGATCATTCAGGCAGTTATTGCATTTATATTGGCTGAAATCGCAGGAAAAATATCTGGCTTATTTTATTCTCATCATCAACCATTCGCTGATCTGCCTAATGTAAATCAACTAATCGATCATGCGATTGATAATTCATTTCCAAGTGACCATACAATCCTGTTTTTCTCTATCTGTTTTTCAATTTGGTTAGTACGCAAAAAAGAAGGCTGGTTGTGGCTTATCATTGCATGCTTTGTAGGTATTTCTCGAATATTGGTAGGGGTTCACTATCCTATTGATATCGTCTTCGGAGGCCTTTTTGGCATAACTTCAGCCATTTTAAGTTACTGGATGACTCCAAAACTTACTTTTTTAAAAAATTTACTTCACGCCTATGAAAAAGTGGAGGATTTTTTTCTCCCTGCTAAATATAAATCTCATTCAAAAGATAAGTACAAAAACTTTTAG
- a CDS encoding sensor histidine kinase: MNKDKMIILLFLQFIVINILLLININAHPLSFLEWALFIALFLITAILFAKKLHDDKNLKHTINQLKRANSGSLNTRLFANGDHLFNQFIFAINELIQQLEKVQIQTIKSQISRKRLLSSISHDIRTPLTSIIGYIDALKDNIAVSEQEKQEYFEIIAKKANGLKDLIEEIFNLAKLDADEIPIKEEYLDFSEAVRESLIEFLPVIQKEGMSIEVTIPETKCYIFADRLSIARIINNIIKNAIQHGKKGKIIGIEMIETHDAYQLNIWDKGPGIPKADIGNVFERMYRSDQSRNQLNGGSGLGLAIAKALAEKNRGEIWAESIP, translated from the coding sequence ATGAATAAAGATAAAATGATCATCTTACTGTTTCTTCAATTTATCGTCATTAATATCCTATTGTTGATAAATATCAATGCTCATCCTTTATCTTTTTTAGAATGGGCATTGTTCATTGCACTTTTTTTAATAACAGCCATTCTCTTTGCAAAAAAACTCCATGATGACAAAAATTTAAAGCATACAATTAACCAGTTAAAGCGGGCAAATAGCGGAAGCTTGAATACAAGGTTATTTGCCAACGGCGATCACCTATTTAATCAGTTCATTTTTGCGATTAACGAATTAATTCAACAACTTGAAAAAGTTCAAATCCAAACAATTAAAAGCCAAATATCAAGAAAAAGACTCCTATCTAGTATTTCACATGATATTCGAACACCCCTTACCTCCATTATCGGCTATATAGATGCACTAAAAGATAATATAGCAGTTTCAGAACAAGAGAAGCAGGAATATTTTGAGATTATTGCAAAGAAAGCAAATGGGTTAAAAGATTTGATTGAAGAAATTTTTAATTTAGCTAAGCTTGATGCGGATGAAATTCCGATAAAGGAAGAATATCTTGATTTCTCGGAAGCTGTTAGGGAGTCATTGATTGAATTTTTACCAGTAATTCAAAAAGAGGGAATGAGTATAGAGGTTACAATTCCAGAAACAAAATGTTATATCTTTGCCGACCGACTGAGCATAGCAAGAATTATCAATAATATAATAAAGAATGCGATTCAACATGGAAAGAAAGGGAAAATAATTGGAATTGAGATGATAGAAACTCACGATGCTTATCAACTAAATATTTGGGATAAAGGACCAGGTATTCCGAAAGCTGATATAGGAAATGTGTTTGAAAGAATGTATCGAAGTGACCAATCAAGAAATCAATTAAATGGAGGCAGTGGATTAGGACTAGCTATTGCTAAAGCTTTAGCAGAAAAGAATAGAGGAGAAATATGGGCAGAAAGTATTCCTTGA
- a CDS encoding FMN-dependent NADH-azoreductase, with protein sequence MNVLVVKANNRPASEGVSSKMYETFMEAVKGAENLNVTTYDVFEEDTPYFGQELFNAFAKVQNGGELTDLEQRLLAAKQKAMDALTAADVVVFAFPLWNLTIPAKLHTFIDYVFAAGFAFKYDESGNLIQLMTDKKAIFLNARGGVYSTPENAPMESAVNYMRNVFGGIFGMEIIDEVIIEGHNAMPAKAEEIIQEGLRKVTEVAAKLAKQHA encoded by the coding sequence ATGAACGTATTAGTTGTAAAAGCAAACAATCGCCCAGCATCAGAAGGCGTATCAAGTAAAATGTATGAAACATTCATGGAAGCCGTAAAAGGAGCAGAAAACTTGAATGTTACGACATATGATGTATTCGAAGAAGACACGCCTTACTTCGGTCAAGAATTATTCAATGCGTTTGCTAAAGTACAAAATGGAGGCGAATTGACAGATTTAGAACAACGCCTATTAGCAGCAAAACAAAAGGCTATGGACGCTTTAACTGCTGCGGACGTAGTCGTATTCGCATTCCCATTATGGAATTTAACGATCCCGGCTAAATTGCATACATTTATCGATTATGTTTTCGCAGCTGGATTCGCATTTAAATATGATGAAAGTGGCAACCTCATTCAATTAATGACAGATAAAAAAGCCATTTTCTTAAATGCACGCGGTGGTGTTTATTCAACACCAGAAAATGCGCCAATGGAATCAGCGGTTAATTATATGCGCAATGTATTTGGCGGTATTTTCGGTATGGAAATTATCGATGAAGTGATTATTGAAGGTCATAATGCAATGCCTGCAAAAGCGGAGGAAATTATTCAAGAAGGATTACGTAAAGTAACTGAAGTGGCTGCTAAACTAGCAAAGCAACATGCTTAA
- a CDS encoding ABC transporter ATP-binding protein codes for MAVIKTTNLTKIYGKQKSVDGLNMTVNQGEIYGFLGRNGAGKTTTIRMLLGLIKPTNGQIEIFGENLLKNQKEILRRIGSIVEVPGFYENLTGKENLLINAKIIGVHKKNAIEEALQTVGLQNETKKLVGQYSLGMKQRLGIARALLHYPELLILDEPTNGLDPISIKEMRRLIKSLAEERNITILISSHILSEIEQLVDRIGIIHKGKLLEEVTFDYLRKKNRKYIEFQVSNDNKATMLLEQHFHIFDYEVHDEGNIRIYSHFGQQAEINKLFVQNDIDVVKIAMSEDKLEDYFTRLVGGDTIG; via the coding sequence TTGGCGGTCATTAAAACAACAAATTTAACGAAAATTTATGGAAAGCAAAAATCAGTAGATGGCCTCAATATGACAGTAAATCAAGGTGAAATCTATGGTTTTTTAGGTCGAAACGGAGCTGGTAAAACGACCACTATTAGAATGTTATTAGGACTAATAAAACCTACTAACGGACAAATTGAGATATTCGGCGAAAACTTATTGAAAAATCAAAAGGAAATTTTAAGAAGAATTGGCTCAATTGTTGAAGTGCCCGGATTTTATGAAAATCTTACAGGGAAAGAAAATTTACTTATTAATGCAAAAATTATTGGTGTTCATAAGAAAAATGCGATTGAGGAAGCACTGCAGACTGTTGGGCTTCAGAATGAAACAAAAAAGCTAGTAGGACAATATTCTTTAGGGATGAAACAGAGATTAGGAATTGCGAGAGCTCTTCTTCATTATCCAGAGCTTTTAATTCTCGATGAGCCTACAAACGGTTTGGATCCGATTAGCATTAAGGAGATGCGGAGGCTGATTAAATCACTAGCCGAAGAGAGAAATATAACGATATTAATATCCAGCCATATTTTATCAGAAATAGAACAACTAGTTGACCGTATCGGGATCATTCATAAAGGAAAGCTATTGGAAGAAGTGACATTCGATTATCTTCGAAAAAAGAATCGTAAATACATTGAGTTCCAAGTTTCTAATGACAATAAAGCAACAATGCTTCTCGAGCAACACTTCCATATTTTTGATTATGAAGTGCATGATGAAGGAAATATTCGTATATACTCTCACTTTGGACAACAAGCTGAAATTAATAAATTGTTCGTTCAAAATGATATTGACGTAGTAAAGATTGCAATGAGTGAAGATAAACTCGAAGACTACTTTACAAGACTAGTTGGGGGTGACACGATTGGCTAA
- a CDS encoding thioredoxin family protein, whose product MNIVHSLEEIKSTINENQLTLLYISRDNCSVCHSLLPQVERVLENYPSVVSIHADADEIPAIAGEYSIFTVPVVIVFAAGKEMIRKARFVPIEELNAQISRLVTLIND is encoded by the coding sequence ATGAACATCGTACATTCATTAGAAGAAATTAAATCAACAATTAACGAAAACCAATTGACTCTTCTTTACATTTCAAGAGATAATTGTTCTGTCTGTCATTCATTGCTCCCTCAAGTTGAACGTGTATTGGAAAACTACCCATCTGTTGTTTCTATTCATGCGGATGCAGATGAGATTCCTGCAATTGCAGGGGAGTATTCAATTTTTACAGTTCCTGTTGTTATTGTCTTTGCAGCAGGGAAGGAAATGATTAGAAAAGCAAGATTCGTACCGATTGAGGAATTAAATGCACAAATTTCTAGACTTGTAACTCTTATAAATGATTAA
- a CDS encoding GNAT family N-acetyltransferase: MKLETKRLSIIPCTKQTIEIAMKQNYDHGPQIQTYLELLKEDPSLLYWGVWLVIRKNDGVIIGDIGFKGKPDKNKTVEVGYGFLESFWNQGYATEAVGALIKWAFDTSKVKKVVAETLQNNYGSMRVLEKLGMIKVNETKTMINWKIKQNFTR; this comes from the coding sequence ATGAAATTAGAAACGAAAAGGCTAAGTATTATCCCATGTACGAAACAAACAATTGAAATCGCAATGAAGCAAAATTATGATCATGGACCACAAATTCAAACTTATTTAGAGCTGTTAAAAGAAGATCCGTCCTTATTGTACTGGGGTGTTTGGCTTGTCATCCGAAAAAACGATGGAGTTATCATTGGCGATATCGGTTTTAAAGGAAAACCGGATAAGAATAAGACAGTTGAAGTCGGGTATGGTTTTCTTGAAAGCTTTTGGAATCAGGGTTATGCGACAGAAGCTGTCGGAGCATTAATTAAATGGGCTTTTGATACATCAAAAGTGAAGAAAGTAGTAGCTGAAACACTGCAAAATAATTATGGATCTATGCGAGTTTTAGAAAAGCTTGGCATGATAAAAGTGAACGAAACAAAAACAATGATTAATTGGAAAATAAAGCAAAACTTCACTCGGTAA
- a CDS encoding response regulator transcription factor: MEDVRVLVADDEKEIRNLLKKYLERELYKVDVAVNGEEALKLFAQNKYNLIILDIMMPKIDGVEVCRKLRDQTNVPILMLTAKDTEVDKILGLTIGADDYITKPFSMNEFIARIKAHMRRYLILGSEQHHEDKSTIKFKGLTINLKTYTVTKNEKEISLTAKELKLLKFFVSHPEQVFTKTQLFRNAWGDHYIEDDNTVMVHIRKLRKKIEDDPSNPKYIQTVWGIGYKFTGERDE, translated from the coding sequence ATGGAGGACGTACGAGTACTTGTAGCAGATGATGAAAAAGAAATAAGAAATTTATTAAAAAAGTATCTTGAAAGAGAGTTATATAAAGTAGATGTAGCAGTTAACGGAGAGGAAGCGCTAAAATTATTTGCTCAAAATAAATATAACCTGATTATTTTAGATATTATGATGCCTAAAATAGATGGTGTAGAAGTGTGTAGAAAACTTCGAGATCAAACGAATGTTCCGATATTGATGCTAACAGCTAAAGATACAGAGGTTGATAAAATTTTAGGACTGACAATCGGAGCCGATGATTATATTACTAAGCCGTTTAGTATGAATGAATTCATCGCTAGAATTAAAGCTCATATGAGACGGTATTTAATACTTGGGAGCGAACAACATCATGAAGATAAATCCACCATTAAATTTAAAGGTTTAACGATCAACCTAAAAACATACACAGTCACTAAAAACGAAAAAGAGATTTCGTTAACAGCAAAAGAGCTGAAATTATTAAAGTTCTTTGTCTCCCATCCTGAACAAGTGTTTACGAAGACGCAATTATTTCGCAATGCATGGGGAGATCATTATATTGAAGATGATAACACAGTCATGGTTCATATAAGGAAACTTAGAAAGAAAATCGAAGATGACCCTTCTAACCCAAAATATATACAGACTGTTTGGGGGATAGGCTACAAGTTTACTGGTGAGAGAGATGAATAA
- a CDS encoding GTP-binding protein, translating to MNEKKIPVTVLSGYLGAGKTTLLNYILKNRDGLKVAVIVNDMSEINVDAELVKQGGGLHRTEEKLVELSNGCICCTLREDLLKEVERLVKLGGIDYIVIESTGISEPVPVAQTFSYIDEELGVDLTKYCRLDTMVTVVDANRFWHDFASGDSLLERSQAAGEGDERTVADLLIDQIEFCDVLVLNKCDLLQQEKLDELEHFLRKLQPEAKLIRSVNGQVPPAEILNTRLFDFDKASESAGWLKELQLPEHTPETEEYGISSFVYRSRIPFHSERFDKWLEEMPVEIVRAKGIVWCATRNDIALLFSQSGPSIQLEPVAFWIASLPPERQTEYIRQNPSVKDDWDLKYGDRKIEFVLIGIDMDKEVIKASLDHCLMTEEELEGDWNTLKDPFLWTVTAEAN from the coding sequence ATGAACGAGAAAAAGATCCCTGTCACAGTATTAAGTGGCTACTTAGGTGCAGGAAAAACAACGTTATTGAATTATATTTTAAAAAATCGGGATGGTTTAAAGGTAGCTGTTATTGTTAATGACATGAGCGAAATTAATGTCGATGCCGAATTGGTTAAGCAAGGTGGAGGTCTTCATAGAACGGAAGAAAAGCTTGTTGAATTATCAAATGGGTGTATTTGTTGCACGCTGCGAGAAGATTTATTAAAGGAAGTCGAGCGACTTGTGAAGTTGGGCGGCATTGATTATATCGTGATTGAATCAACTGGTATAAGCGAACCAGTACCAGTTGCGCAAACCTTTTCCTATATTGATGAAGAATTAGGAGTTGATCTAACAAAATATTGTCGACTTGATACAATGGTCACAGTTGTTGATGCGAACCGTTTTTGGCATGATTTTGCTTCTGGAGATTCATTGCTAGAAAGAAGTCAAGCCGCGGGTGAGGGAGACGAACGGACAGTAGCTGATTTGTTAATTGATCAAATTGAGTTTTGTGATGTATTAGTTTTAAACAAGTGTGACTTACTTCAGCAGGAAAAGTTAGACGAATTAGAACATTTTTTGCGAAAGCTTCAGCCTGAGGCTAAATTAATAAGATCAGTAAATGGTCAAGTACCGCCGGCAGAAATATTAAATACACGCTTATTTGATTTTGATAAAGCAAGTGAATCCGCAGGTTGGCTAAAAGAACTGCAACTACCTGAACATACTCCTGAAACTGAGGAATATGGAATTAGTTCTTTCGTCTATAGAAGTAGGATTCCATTTCATTCTGAAAGATTTGACAAATGGTTAGAGGAGATGCCAGTAGAAATTGTCAGAGCAAAAGGGATCGTGTGGTGTGCTACGAGAAATGATATTGCTCTTTTATTTTCACAATCAGGACCATCGATTCAATTAGAACCTGTTGCTTTTTGGATCGCTTCTCTTCCTCCAGAGAGACAAACTGAATACATACGGCAAAATCCGTCTGTTAAGGATGATTGGGATTTGAAGTATGGCGATCGAAAAATTGAGTTTGTTTTGATTGGGATTGATATGGATAAAGAGGTGATAAAGGCATCGTTAGATCATTGTCTGATGACAGAAGAAGAGCTAGAAGGCGATTGGAATACGTTAAAAGACCCATTTTTATGGACTGTGACTGCTGAAGCAAACTAA
- a CDS encoding TetR/AcrR family transcriptional regulator — MIEQKTDPRIIRTRKLIMDAFIQLSMKKDFKDITIKDITAKATVNRATFYYHFADKYDLLEKVLSEDLMLNFCSEIAEHDELNQETIISVFLSVTHFQISLSTKCPRSFKAFTETIEAIIKKRLENLFYQMLTKEQSTSTDRDCSLRIAAVMLSWGIYGASVDWQHNRTMSPEEYIKLALPYVTHGMNYLVSDKWHYNN; from the coding sequence GTGATTGAACAAAAAACAGATCCACGTATTATCCGAACACGTAAGTTAATTATGGATGCATTTATTCAACTTTCAATGAAAAAGGATTTTAAGGATATTACAATTAAAGATATTACAGCAAAAGCAACTGTGAATCGTGCAACTTTCTATTATCATTTCGCAGATAAATATGACTTGTTGGAAAAAGTATTATCGGAAGATTTAATGTTAAACTTCTGCAGTGAAATTGCTGAACATGACGAGCTTAACCAAGAAACGATTATTAGTGTTTTTTTATCCGTTACTCATTTTCAAATATCTTTATCAACTAAATGTCCAAGAAGTTTTAAGGCTTTTACAGAAACAATTGAAGCGATTATTAAAAAAAGACTGGAAAATCTTTTTTATCAAATGTTAACTAAAGAACAATCTACTTCTACTGATCGCGACTGTTCTTTAAGAATTGCAGCAGTGATGTTAAGCTGGGGAATTTACGGAGCTTCAGTAGATTGGCAGCATAACAGGACGATGTCACCAGAAGAATATATAAAATTAGCATTACCTTATGTGACACATGGAATGAACTATCTTGTTTCAGATAAATGGCATTATAATAATTGA
- the rpmG gene encoding 50S ribosomal protein L33 gives MRVKITLQCTETGDRNYITTKNKRNNPDRLELMKYSPRLKRRTLHRETK, from the coding sequence ATGAGAGTAAAAATTACATTACAATGCACAGAAACAGGAGATCGGAATTATATTACGACAAAAAATAAACGAAATAACCCGGATCGACTAGAGCTAATGAAATATTCTCCGCGTCTTAAAAGACGTACGCTTCATCGTGAAACAAAATAA
- a CDS encoding ABC transporter permease — protein MANLLFTEFLKLKRAKMIIISILGAAVAPFIVVVATYVHMKTKQPTEAILFEELFYQTNLYTVLVIGVPLYGVVTAFLFNREYTEDTLKNLLTIPVPRISFIISKILLLFIWITMLTLVSWGFTLLLGVLGQFEGLSFSLIGESFKQFFTGGFLLFILSMPIIFITLVMKNYVPTIIFTIVITLINIMTANSEHRDLFPWAAAGDIANNTLLSTYPPQYSYIAIIFTSIIGFIATIVYLKKIDIH, from the coding sequence TTGGCTAATTTATTATTCACAGAATTTTTAAAATTAAAACGTGCTAAAATGATTATCATTAGTATTCTTGGAGCTGCTGTCGCCCCCTTTATCGTCGTTGTCGCTACATATGTACATATGAAAACGAAACAACCTACTGAAGCAATTTTATTTGAAGAACTATTTTACCAAACTAATTTATATACAGTTTTAGTCATCGGAGTCCCTTTATATGGAGTTGTTACAGCTTTTCTTTTTAATCGTGAATATACGGAAGATACATTGAAAAATCTTCTGACGATCCCAGTTCCGCGAATAAGCTTTATTATAAGTAAAATTCTTCTCTTATTCATATGGATTACGATGTTAACCTTAGTTTCTTGGGGATTTACTTTACTATTGGGAGTACTAGGGCAGTTTGAAGGTTTAAGTTTCTCATTAATTGGAGAATCTTTCAAGCAGTTTTTTACAGGCGGATTCCTTCTTTTTATTCTTTCAATGCCAATTATTTTTATCACACTTGTCATGAAAAATTATGTACCAACGATTATATTTACAATTGTGATTACATTGATCAATATCATGACAGCAAATTCAGAACATAGAGATTTGTTTCCTTGGGCAGCTGCTGGAGATATAGCAAATAATACGTTGCTTTCAACATATCCTCCACAGTATTCGTATATTGCGATCATTTTCACTTCTATTATCGGATTTATCGCAACCATCGTTTACTTAAAAAAAATAGATATTCATTAA